Proteins from a single region of Segatella copri:
- a CDS encoding FtsW/RodA/SpoVE family cell cycle protein gives MNNKSIGNIFKGDKVIWMVFFFLCMISIVEVYSASSSLSYKTGNYMAPVIRHILLLGGGLFTMICMLKVKCKYFKIVTPIVMGISLLLLVLVLATGQSTNGASRWFSLMGIQFQPSEIAKGAVVLAVAQILSAMQTTQGANRKAFKFILVATAPFVVLIGLENLSTAMLLSITILAMMLIGRVPMNQIGKLVGLGMIVIVTAFAGIMIVGQDKGEEGNKPENTLTEKVEQEQNEPNMAEKMFHRADTWKARIDKFMNSKPVAPQDVDLDKDAQVAHANIAIASSNIVGKGPGNSVERDFLSQAFSDFIYAIIIEEMGIWGAALVAFLYIILLFRAGRIANRCENNFPAFLCMGLAIMLVTQALFNMAVAVGLAPVTGQPLPLISRGGTSTIINCLYLGIILSISRTAKKKEIPQNELDDSKMVAA, from the coding sequence ATGAATAACAAGAGCATTGGTAATATTTTCAAGGGAGACAAGGTGATCTGGATGGTCTTCTTCTTTCTCTGTATGATAAGCATCGTGGAGGTATATTCTGCCTCCAGCTCCTTGTCGTACAAGACAGGAAACTACATGGCACCTGTCATCCGCCACATCTTGCTCTTGGGAGGCGGTCTGTTCACCATGATTTGCATGCTCAAGGTAAAATGCAAGTACTTCAAGATTGTTACCCCCATCGTGATGGGCATCTCATTACTGTTGCTCGTCCTGGTCTTGGCTACCGGTCAATCTACCAACGGAGCCTCCCGATGGTTCTCTCTGATGGGCATACAGTTCCAGCCTTCTGAGATAGCGAAGGGAGCGGTAGTACTGGCTGTTGCTCAGATTCTTAGTGCTATGCAAACAACTCAGGGAGCCAACAGGAAGGCATTCAAGTTCATACTTGTAGCAACCGCTCCATTTGTAGTTCTCATCGGACTGGAAAACTTATCCACAGCCATGCTCCTCAGTATCACAATCTTAGCCATGATGCTCATCGGACGAGTGCCGATGAACCAGATTGGCAAGCTGGTGGGACTGGGCATGATTGTCATCGTCACAGCCTTTGCAGGTATCATGATAGTAGGACAGGACAAGGGCGAAGAGGGCAATAAACCGGAAAATACGCTGACCGAGAAGGTTGAGCAGGAACAGAACGAGCCTAACATGGCAGAAAAGATGTTCCATAGAGCCGACACCTGGAAAGCCCGTATTGACAAGTTTATGAACTCAAAGCCTGTAGCCCCACAGGATGTCGATCTCGACAAAGATGCCCAAGTGGCACATGCCAACATCGCCATCGCCTCTTCCAACATCGTAGGCAAAGGGCCTGGAAACTCAGTAGAAAGAGACTTCCTCTCACAGGCGTTCTCAGACTTCATCTATGCCATCATCATCGAAGAGATGGGTATTTGGGGAGCCGCACTGGTTGCATTCCTCTACATCATCCTCCTGTTCAGAGCTGGCAGAATAGCCAACAGGTGTGAGAACAATTTTCCAGCCTTCCTCTGCATGGGACTCGCCATCATGCTGGTTACCCAGGCACTCTTCAACATGGCAGTAGCAGTAGGTTTGGCTCCTGTTACAGGACAGCCATTACCACTCATCAGTAGAGGTGGTACATCTACCATCATCAACTGTCTGTACCTGGGCATCATCCTGAGTATCAGTAGAACAGCCAAGAAGAAAGAGATACCTCAAAATGAGCTCGACGACAGCAAAATGGTGGCTGCCTGA
- the mraY gene encoding phospho-N-acetylmuramoyl-pentapeptide-transferase: MLYYLFRFLEQWGITGSHMWGYISFRALLALILSLVISAWFGEKFIKYLKSKQITETQRDASIDPFGVKKIGVPSMGGVIIILAILVPVLLLGRLRNIYLILMIITTVWLGFLGGMDDFIKIFKRDKEGLKGKYKIIGQIGIGLIVGLVLWSSPDVKMNENLAIERQGQETVVKHRTDARKSLKTTIPFIKGHNLDYSSITSFCGKYKVAAGWILFVIMTIFVVTAVSNGANLNDGMDGMCAGNSAIIGVALGILAYVSSHIEFAAYLNIMYIPGSEELVVFFCAFIGALIGFLWYNAYPAQVFMGDTGSLTIGGIIAVGAIIIHKELMLPILCGIFFVESLSVMMQVYYYKIGKRRGVKQRIFKRTPIHDNFRTQDSQLDPDCKYLWKKPRNCFHESKITIRFWIVTIILAALTIITLKIR; this comes from the coding sequence ATGTTATACTATCTCTTTAGATTTCTGGAGCAGTGGGGCATCACAGGTTCTCACATGTGGGGCTACATCTCATTCCGTGCCCTGCTTGCGCTGATTTTATCATTGGTAATCTCTGCCTGGTTCGGCGAGAAATTCATCAAGTATCTCAAGAGCAAGCAAATTACAGAAACACAGCGCGATGCCAGCATCGACCCGTTCGGTGTCAAGAAGATTGGCGTTCCTTCTATGGGTGGTGTCATCATCATCCTGGCTATCCTCGTACCGGTACTGTTACTCGGACGTTTGCGCAACATCTATCTGATCCTGATGATCATCACCACCGTATGGCTCGGCTTTCTCGGTGGAATGGACGACTTCATCAAGATATTCAAGCGCGACAAGGAGGGATTGAAGGGCAAATATAAGATTATAGGACAGATTGGCATCGGCCTGATCGTGGGACTGGTACTCTGGTCTTCACCTGATGTAAAGATGAACGAGAACCTCGCCATCGAGCGACAGGGACAGGAAACGGTGGTAAAGCATCGTACGGACGCAAGAAAATCGCTGAAGACCACCATCCCATTCATCAAGGGACACAACCTCGACTATTCCAGCATCACCAGTTTCTGCGGTAAGTACAAGGTAGCAGCAGGCTGGATTCTCTTCGTCATCATGACCATCTTCGTTGTAACAGCCGTATCAAACGGTGCCAACCTCAACGATGGTATGGACGGAATGTGTGCCGGAAACTCCGCCATCATAGGTGTGGCGCTAGGCATACTTGCGTATGTGTCGTCGCACATCGAGTTTGCCGCCTACCTCAATATCATGTATATTCCTGGTTCTGAGGAACTGGTAGTATTCTTCTGTGCCTTCATCGGAGCCCTCATCGGTTTCCTCTGGTACAACGCCTACCCTGCCCAGGTATTCATGGGCGATACAGGTTCGCTGACCATCGGCGGTATCATCGCAGTAGGTGCCATCATCATCCACAAGGAGCTGATGCTGCCTATCCTCTGCGGTATTTTCTTCGTAGAAAGCCTCAGCGTGATGATGCAGGTTTATTATTACAAGATAGGAAAGCGTAGAGGTGTGAAGCAGCGTATCTTCAAGCGCACACCTATCCACGACAACTTCCGCACACAGGACAGTCAGCTGGATCCTGACTGCAAGTATCTGTGGAAGAAGCCTCGCAACTGCTTCCATGAATCAAAGATTACCATCCGTTTCTGGATTGTAACCATCATTCTGGCAGCATTGACCATCATCACATTGAAGATCAGATAA
- the ftsA gene encoding cell division protein FtsA, translated as MPKEFIVAIELGSSKMTGIAGQKNLDGSITVLATVEEDSSSCIRKGVIYNIDKTCQCLTNIIKKLKNILKQDITQVYVGVGGRSIRSIKNVIVKDLPGNTIISQEMINELMDINRNMTYPDQEILDAATQEYKIDNQYQIDPVGIQCNHLEGIFLNILWRKNFYNNINTCFENANIPIAEMYLAPLAMADSVLTDSEKRAGCMLVDLGADTTTVSVYYKGILRHLSVIPLGGGNVTKDLTCLQIEEPDAEKMKLKYAKAYTDINNIDPTLNYPIDKDRVVESKKFIEIVEARVEEIVENAWFQIPVEFSDKLLGGIILTGGGSNMPEIDKVFKTHTHIDKVRIAKFVSQTVNSKDPKITNHDGTMNTVLGLLAKGDMNCAGDEIGTDLFSNSAEKPVAAEQHKAPRNPNETAGKGVVLTAAEKAAADEAARKQKELEEAEARLLAEREAEEEEKRRKENSLIHKMMRGFKKFVKDTISEEE; from the coding sequence ATGCCAAAGGAATTTATTGTAGCTATCGAACTTGGCTCATCTAAGATGACAGGTATAGCAGGTCAGAAGAATTTGGACGGCAGCATCACCGTACTTGCCACCGTAGAGGAAGATTCATCTTCTTGCATCAGAAAGGGTGTAATCTATAACATTGACAAAACCTGCCAATGCTTGACCAACATCATCAAGAAGTTGAAGAATATACTGAAACAGGATATCACCCAGGTCTATGTAGGCGTGGGCGGTCGCTCTATACGCAGTATCAAGAACGTCATCGTCAAGGATCTCCCAGGTAACACCATCATCTCACAAGAGATGATCAATGAACTGATGGATATCAACCGCAACATGACTTATCCGGACCAGGAAATCCTGGATGCTGCAACTCAGGAATACAAGATAGACAACCAATACCAGATAGACCCTGTAGGAATACAGTGTAACCATCTGGAAGGCATCTTCCTGAATATACTTTGGCGGAAGAACTTCTATAACAATATCAATACCTGTTTTGAAAATGCCAACATTCCTATTGCAGAAATGTACCTGGCTCCTTTAGCTATGGCTGACAGCGTTTTGACAGACTCAGAAAAGCGTGCAGGCTGTATGCTTGTTGACTTGGGTGCCGATACGACAACCGTTTCTGTATATTATAAAGGTATACTTCGTCATCTCTCTGTCATCCCATTGGGCGGCGGCAACGTGACCAAAGACTTAACTTGTCTCCAGATTGAAGAGCCTGATGCTGAAAAGATGAAACTCAAGTATGCCAAGGCTTATACCGATATCAACAATATCGACCCGACCCTGAACTACCCTATCGACAAGGATAGAGTGGTTGAAAGCAAGAAGTTCATCGAAATCGTAGAAGCACGCGTAGAGGAAATCGTAGAAAACGCATGGTTCCAGATCCCTGTGGAATTCTCAGATAAGCTGTTGGGTGGTATCATTCTTACAGGTGGCGGCAGCAACATGCCTGAAATCGATAAGGTTTTCAAGACACATACCCACATCGACAAAGTACGCATTGCCAAGTTTGTTTCTCAAACAGTCAACTCCAAGGATCCTAAGATTACCAATCACGATGGTACAATGAACACCGTATTGGGACTCCTGGCAAAGGGAGACATGAACTGTGCAGGTGACGAAATCGGCACTGATCTCTTCAGCAATTCTGCAGAAAAGCCAGTAGCAGCCGAGCAGCACAAGGCTCCTAGAAACCCAAACGAGACTGCCGGCAAGGGCGTTGTTCTTACTGCGGCAGAAAAAGCGGCTGCTGACGAGGCTGCCCGCAAGCAAAAAGAACTGGAAGAAGCTGAGGCAAGACTTCTGGCAGAAAGAGAAGCCGAAGAAGAAGAAAAGAGACGCAAAGAAAACAGTCTCATCCATAAAATGATGAGAGGTTTCAAGAAGTTTGTGAAAGATACCATTTCTGAAGAAGAATAA
- the murC gene encoding UDP-N-acetylmuramate--L-alanine ligase, giving the protein MEIKDIKAVYFVGAGGIGMSAIARYFLSKKLVVAGYDKTPSNLTHELEKEGMLIHYEENVDLIPEACKDAKTTLVVYTPAIPAEHKELVFFHENGFTIEKRAQVLGTLTRTHKGLCVAGTHGKTSTSTMCAHIMHQSHIDCNAFLGGISKNYGTNYILSDKSDYVVIEADEFDRSFHWLRPWMSVITATDPDHLDIYGTKEAYLESFRHYTELIQPGGALIIHKGLEMKQHVQEGVKIYEYSQDEGDFHAENIKIENGGITFDFISPIENVTGVELGQPVPINITNGVAAMAMAQLNGCTADELRNGMKTYGGVDRRFDFKIKNNKLVFLSDYAHHPKEIYQSAKSIRELYKDRKITAIFQPHLYTRTRDFYKDFANSLSLLDEVILCDIYPAREQPIPGVTSKLIYDNLKPGVKKSMIHKEDVLDLVKNRDFDVLVILGAGDLDNYVPQITKILEEK; this is encoded by the coding sequence ATGGAAATAAAAGATATTAAAGCAGTTTATTTTGTAGGAGCGGGCGGCATCGGAATGAGCGCCATCGCCAGATACTTCCTCAGCAAGAAGTTGGTTGTAGCCGGATATGACAAGACTCCATCCAATCTAACTCATGAATTGGAGAAAGAGGGAATGCTTATCCACTATGAGGAGAATGTTGATCTCATACCAGAAGCCTGCAAGGACGCCAAGACAACATTGGTAGTCTACACACCGGCAATTCCTGCTGAACACAAGGAACTGGTTTTCTTCCATGAGAATGGTTTCACCATCGAGAAGCGAGCTCAGGTTCTGGGTACATTAACCCGTACACATAAGGGACTGTGCGTAGCGGGTACACACGGAAAGACATCAACATCTACCATGTGTGCTCACATCATGCACCAAAGCCATATTGACTGTAATGCCTTTCTGGGAGGTATCTCAAAGAACTATGGCACCAACTATATCCTCTCCGACAAGAGCGACTATGTTGTCATTGAAGCAGATGAGTTTGACCGCAGTTTCCACTGGTTGCGCCCATGGATGAGCGTCATCACGGCTACAGACCCAGACCATCTCGACATCTACGGCACCAAGGAGGCTTATCTCGAGAGTTTCCGTCACTATACAGAACTGATCCAACCGGGCGGTGCACTCATCATCCACAAAGGTCTGGAGATGAAGCAACACGTACAAGAGGGTGTCAAGATATACGAATACAGCCAGGACGAGGGCGACTTCCACGCTGAGAACATCAAGATAGAGAATGGAGGTATCACCTTTGATTTCATCTCTCCTATCGAGAACGTAACGGGCGTAGAACTCGGACAGCCTGTGCCTATCAACATCACAAATGGTGTGGCAGCAATGGCAATGGCACAGTTGAATGGTTGTACAGCCGATGAACTCCGTAACGGCATGAAGACCTACGGAGGAGTTGACCGCCGTTTCGACTTTAAAATCAAGAATAACAAACTGGTATTCCTGTCTGATTATGCTCATCATCCAAAGGAGATATATCAGAGTGCGAAGAGTATCAGAGAGTTATACAAGGACCGTAAAATAACGGCCATCTTCCAGCCTCACTTGTATACTAGAACCCGCGATTTCTATAAAGATTTCGCCAACAGTTTGAGTCTCTTGGACGAGGTTATCCTCTGCGACATCTATCCAGCTCGCGAGCAGCCTATTCCAGGAGTAACATCCAAGCTTATCTATGACAATTTGAAACCAGGTGTAAAAAAGAGCATGATTCACAAAGAAGACGTTCTTGACCTGGTAAAGAATCGAGACTTCGATGTTCTAGTTATCTTAGGAGCTGGCGATTTGGACAACTATGTTCCACAAATTACCAAAATACTTGAAGAGAAATAA
- the murD gene encoding UDP-N-acetylmuramoyl-L-alanine--D-glutamate ligase has protein sequence MSKIVILGAGESGAGAAVLAKKEGFEVFVSDMSKIKDNYKKLMDDHNIEWEEGHHTEEKILDADEVIKSPGIPKEAPMIQKLMAKGTPIISEIEFAGRYTDAKMICITGSNGKTTTTSLIYHIIKSAGYDVGLAGNIGKSLALQVAETPHKYYVIELSSFQLDNMYEFRANVAILLNITPDHLDRYEFKMQNYTDAKMRITQNQTEEDCFIFWNDDPIVTKELAKYNLKSHLCPFSEFKEEGCVGFIEDGKYKLNFPPDFEMPQADMSLRGKHNIYNSLAAGLACNIVGIDHETLHKGLSDFPGVEHRLEKVGKFQGVYYVNDSKATNVDACWYALESMTTPTILIIGGKDKGNDYNQIKNLVKEKCAGIVYLGADNQKLHDNFDALDIPVRDTHSMKDCVAACQELAKPGDTVLLSPCCASFDLFKNMEDRGEQFKALARAIGE, from the coding sequence ATGAGCAAAATTGTAATTTTAGGAGCTGGCGAAAGTGGCGCAGGTGCAGCCGTGCTGGCAAAGAAAGAGGGATTCGAGGTCTTTGTTTCAGACATGTCAAAGATCAAGGATAACTACAAGAAGTTGATGGATGACCACAACATCGAATGGGAAGAAGGTCACCATACAGAAGAAAAGATTTTAGATGCAGATGAAGTCATCAAGAGTCCGGGTATTCCTAAGGAAGCACCTATGATACAGAAACTGATGGCTAAGGGTACACCTATCATCAGCGAAATAGAATTTGCGGGCAGATATACTGATGCCAAGATGATCTGTATCACGGGAAGTAACGGTAAGACAACCACTACCTCGCTGATTTACCACATCATCAAGTCGGCTGGCTATGATGTAGGCCTGGCAGGCAACATCGGAAAGAGTCTGGCCCTTCAGGTGGCTGAAACTCCTCATAAGTACTACGTCATCGAGCTGAGCAGTTTCCAACTCGACAATATGTATGAGTTCCGTGCCAATGTGGCCATCCTGCTCAACATAACTCCAGACCATCTGGACCGCTATGAGTTTAAGATGCAGAACTATACCGATGCCAAGATGCGCATTACCCAGAACCAGACAGAAGAAGACTGCTTCATCTTCTGGAACGATGATCCTATCGTTACAAAGGAGCTGGCTAAGTACAACCTCAAGTCACATCTCTGCCCATTCTCTGAGTTCAAGGAGGAGGGTTGCGTTGGCTTTATCGAAGACGGCAAATACAAACTCAACTTCCCTCCAGACTTCGAAATGCCACAGGCAGACATGAGTCTACGCGGCAAGCACAACATCTATAACAGTCTGGCTGCAGGTCTGGCATGCAACATCGTAGGCATCGACCACGAGACCCTGCACAAAGGCTTGAGCGACTTCCCTGGTGTAGAGCACCGTCTGGAGAAAGTGGGCAAGTTCCAGGGTGTTTACTATGTGAACGATTCAAAGGCTACCAACGTAGATGCCTGCTGGTATGCGCTGGAGAGTATGACCACCCCTACCATCCTCATCATCGGCGGTAAGGATAAGGGAAATGACTATAACCAGATCAAGAACCTGGTAAAGGAGAAATGTGCTGGTATCGTATATCTCGGAGCCGACAACCAGAAGTTGCACGACAACTTTGACGCACTCGACATCCCTGTACGCGACACTCACAGCATGAAGGATTGCGTGGCAGCCTGCCAGGAATTGGCAAAGCCGGGCGATACCGTACTCCTCAGCCCATGCTGCGCAAGTTTCGACCTCTTCAAGAACATGGAAGATAGAGGCGAGCAGTTTAAGGCGCTGGCAAGAGCTATCGGAGAATAA
- the rpsT gene encoding 30S ribosomal protein S20, which yields MANHKSSIKRIRQDKKKALHNKYYAKTMRNAVRKLRNMSDKEEAAKLYPTVQKLLDKLAKINVIHDNKAANLKSGLTKHIAKLA from the coding sequence ATGGCAAATCACAAATCATCAATCAAGAGAATCCGTCAGGACAAGAAGAAGGCTTTGCACAATAAGTATTATGCAAAGACTATGCGCAATGCTGTCCGCAAGTTGCGCAACATGTCTGACAAGGAAGAGGCTGCAAAGCTCTATCCTACTGTTCAGAAGCTTTTAGACAAGTTGGCTAAGATCAACGTTATCCACGACAACAAGGCTGCAAACTTGAAGTCTGGTCTTACAAAGCACATCGCTAAGTTGGCCTAA
- the murG gene encoding undecaprenyldiphospho-muramoylpentapeptide beta-N-acetylglucosaminyltransferase, giving the protein MNNELRIIISGGGTGGHIFPAVSIANAIKAKRPDAKILFVGALGRMEMQRVPAAGYEIKGLPICGFDRKHLLKNIAVLFKIWKSQHMAKSIIKNFKPMAAVGVGGYASGPTLNVCASKGIPCLIQEQNSYAGVTNKLLAKKAEKICVAYEGMERFFPADKIIMTGNPVRQNVLETTITPEEARKQFGLDPEKKTILLVGGSLGARTINESVLQHLDLVKESGVQFIWQTGKYYNAAIMEQLKGQELPMLKVTDFISDMGAAYKAADLVISRAGASSISEFCLIGKPVILVPSPNVAEDHQTKNAMALVNKDAAIYVKDADAPEVLLKKAVDTVKDEAKLASLCENIKKLGLKNSADVIADEVIKLATK; this is encoded by the coding sequence ATGAATAATGAATTAAGAATTATCATAAGCGGAGGCGGCACAGGTGGTCACATCTTCCCTGCCGTATCCATTGCAAATGCCATCAAGGCGAAGCGCCCTGATGCTAAGATTTTGTTTGTAGGTGCACTCGGCAGAATGGAAATGCAGCGTGTACCTGCTGCGGGTTATGAGATCAAGGGCTTGCCTATCTGCGGCTTCGACAGAAAGCATCTGCTCAAGAACATCGCCGTACTCTTTAAGATATGGAAGAGCCAGCACATGGCAAAGAGCATCATAAAAAACTTCAAGCCTATGGCGGCTGTGGGCGTAGGTGGCTATGCTAGCGGTCCGACTCTCAATGTTTGTGCCAGCAAAGGAATACCTTGCCTCATCCAGGAGCAGAATTCATACGCTGGTGTAACCAATAAGCTCTTGGCCAAGAAGGCTGAAAAAATCTGTGTGGCTTACGAAGGAATGGAGCGTTTCTTCCCTGCAGACAAGATTATCATGACCGGTAATCCTGTTCGCCAGAATGTATTGGAAACTACCATCACCCCGGAAGAAGCACGCAAGCAATTCGGTCTCGACCCTGAAAAGAAGACCATCTTGCTCGTAGGTGGCAGCCTTGGCGCAAGAACCATCAACGAGAGTGTGCTCCAGCACCTCGACCTGGTGAAAGAAAGCGGCGTACAGTTTATCTGGCAAACAGGTAAATACTATAATGCTGCCATCATGGAGCAACTGAAAGGTCAGGAGTTGCCAATGCTCAAGGTTACTGATTTCATCAGCGACATGGGGGCAGCTTACAAGGCAGCCGACCTGGTTATCAGCCGCGCAGGTGCCAGCAGTATCAGCGAGTTCTGCCTCATCGGCAAACCGGTTATCCTGGTTCCAAGCCCTAATGTGGCAGAAGACCACCAGACCAAGAACGCCATGGCATTAGTCAACAAAGATGCTGCCATCTACGTAAAGGATGCTGATGCACCAGAGGTATTGCTCAAGAAAGCAGTTGACACGGTAAAAGACGAGGCAAAGCTTGCTTCGCTCTGTGAGAATATCAAGAAATTAGGATTAAAGAACTCTGCCGACGTCATCGCCGACGAAGTAATCAAATTAGCAACAAAGTAA
- the recO gene encoding DNA repair protein RecO: MEIKTSAIVLQTIKYGDSQLIVDFFTEKLGRLSFMVRVPKSSKGKMKRQLFQPLMVLNLEFDYRPKSNLQRLRDVSIQIPFSDIPFSPYKLGISMFLAELLSYATRHEQANGALYLFIQDSIEWLDHAKGTIANFHIVFMIQLSFHLGFMPNIESGMSGDYFDLVDGCFAAHVPSHVHYLNKEDSMRLVSLFRLDYKTMHLYTMSRMERNRCVEVILEYYKLHLPGFPEMKSFAVLQELFA; encoded by the coding sequence ATGGAGATAAAAACTAGTGCTATCGTATTGCAAACCATCAAGTATGGGGACTCTCAACTTATCGTGGATTTCTTCACCGAAAAGTTGGGAAGACTCTCCTTTATGGTACGTGTGCCTAAGTCATCTAAGGGGAAGATGAAACGGCAGCTTTTCCAACCGCTCATGGTCTTGAATTTAGAATTTGATTATCGTCCCAAGTCAAATCTGCAGCGCCTTAGGGATGTTTCAATTCAGATTCCATTCTCTGATATCCCTTTTTCTCCATACAAACTTGGCATTTCCATGTTCTTGGCAGAGCTGCTTTCATATGCTACCCGTCATGAGCAGGCTAATGGTGCGCTCTATCTTTTCATACAGGACAGTATCGAATGGTTAGACCATGCTAAAGGTACTATTGCCAATTTCCATATAGTCTTTATGATTCAGCTCTCTTTTCATTTGGGTTTTATGCCCAATATAGAGAGCGGTATGTCTGGCGATTATTTTGATTTGGTAGATGGATGTTTTGCAGCTCATGTTCCTTCGCATGTACATTATTTAAATAAGGAAGATTCTATGCGGCTTGTGTCTTTGTTCCGTTTAGACTATAAAACAATGCACCTCTACACAATGTCTCGTATGGAACGAAACAGGTGTGTAGAGGTGATACTGGAGTATTATAAACTTCATTTGCCAGGTTTCCCGGAAATGAAGAGTTTTGCTGTTCTTCAGGAACTGTTTGCTTAG
- the ftsZ gene encoding cell division protein FtsZ, with product MLDNGNTPHILDFGEPEKENSIIKVIGVGGGGGNAVNHMYREGIHDVTFVLCNTDNQALNDSPVPVHLQLGKEGLGAGNKPAKARQAAEETLEDIKNMLNDGTKMAFITAGMGGGTGTGAAPVIARVSKELGILTVGIVTIPFRFEGPKKIDQALDGVEEMSKHVDALLVINNERLRQIYPDLAVLDAFGKADDTLSVAAKSIAEIITVHGLINLDFNDVKTVLKDGGVAIMSTGYGEGEGRVKKAIEDALNSPLLNDNDVFNSKKILLSIAFASEKKDNPGLTMDEMNDVNDFMEKFGDDFELKWGLAIDPELGSRVKVTVLATGFGLEDVEGMNRHLKKHTEEESRRLAEEEEKRAEREDRRKRYYGSDGNTTQYKRHPHIFLFRQEDLDNEDVILQVENTPTYKRTRQTLEEIRNIASGNTEPKEDNNDDATVQGVISFA from the coding sequence ATGCTAGATAATGGAAACACTCCTCATATTCTTGATTTTGGGGAACCTGAAAAAGAAAATAGCATCATCAAGGTGATTGGTGTTGGGGGTGGCGGTGGAAATGCCGTCAACCACATGTACCGCGAAGGTATACACGATGTGACATTCGTACTCTGCAACACAGACAACCAGGCACTTAACGACTCACCTGTGCCTGTACACCTGCAGCTAGGTAAGGAAGGTCTGGGTGCAGGAAACAAACCTGCCAAGGCACGCCAGGCTGCCGAAGAGACTCTTGAAGATATCAAGAACATGCTCAACGATGGAACAAAAATGGCATTCATCACAGCGGGTATGGGTGGCGGTACCGGTACAGGTGCAGCACCTGTCATCGCCAGAGTAAGTAAGGAGTTAGGTATTCTTACCGTTGGTATCGTAACCATCCCATTCCGTTTTGAAGGTCCTAAGAAGATTGACCAGGCATTGGATGGTGTAGAGGAAATGTCAAAGCATGTAGATGCCTTACTGGTAATCAACAATGAACGTCTTCGCCAGATTTATCCAGACCTTGCCGTTCTCGATGCCTTCGGCAAAGCTGACGACACCTTGAGTGTAGCTGCCAAGAGTATCGCTGAAATCATTACCGTACATGGTCTCATCAACCTCGACTTCAATGATGTGAAGACCGTACTGAAAGATGGCGGTGTGGCTATCATGAGTACAGGTTACGGTGAGGGAGAAGGAAGAGTAAAGAAAGCGATAGAAGATGCCTTGAACTCACCACTCCTTAACGATAATGACGTATTCAACTCTAAGAAGATTCTGCTCAGCATCGCATTTGCAAGCGAGAAGAAAGATAATCCTGGCTTGACCATGGACGAGATGAATGATGTCAACGACTTTATGGAGAAATTCGGTGACGACTTCGAATTGAAATGGGGTCTTGCCATTGACCCTGAATTGGGAAGCCGCGTAAAGGTAACCGTTCTCGCAACAGGTTTCGGACTCGAGGATGTAGAGGGAATGAACCGCCACCTCAAGAAACATACTGAGGAAGAATCTCGCCGTCTCGCTGAAGAAGAGGAGAAACGTGCTGAAAGAGAAGACCGCCGCAAGCGCTATTATGGCAGCGATGGCAATACGACACAGTATAAGCGTCATCCACACATATTTCTGTTCCGCCAGGAAGATTTGGATAACGAGGATGTCATCCTTCAGGTAGAAAACACGCCTACCTATAAGCGTACCCGACAGACTCTGGAAGAAATCCGTAATATAGCTTCCGGTAATACAGAACCGAAAGAAGACAATAATGATGATGCTACAGTACAGGGCGTTATCAGTTTTGCCTAA